From Syntrophales bacterium:
AGGCTTTAACGCCTTTGCCGTCAGGGAAGAAAGGGCTCCCGGCATCTCTTTTGAAGAGATAGACAGGATTATGCGGGAAAAGATGATGAGGGGGGAGTCAGGGACCGATGTGTATATCAGTGGCTGGCACAACGGGCAAAAGGGGGAAATCGAAAAGCTCATAGCCTATGCCCCCTTTTACCTTGGCGGCAGGCAATATTCAGTTGCTCTGGTGATTCCCGCAGCGGAAGTCACGCTAATGAGCAGGAAGAATTTCGAAAATACCCTGCTCACGATGGCGTTCATCATAGCGACAATACTCTCTGGCCTCCTGTACATCCTGGGCCTTGACCGGCGGCGGATTGAATCGCTGGCAAGAGAAGTCGGACTCGCAGAGGAAATAAAGGAATCGAGGGACTATCTCCGGAATCTCTTAGAGAGCGCCAATGATCTCATCTATACCATTGATATAAATGGTAATTTCACCTATCTCAATCCCAGGATCGAGGATTATGGATACACGCCCGACGAACTCCTGGGAAAGCGCTTCCTGACCATCCTGACCGAAAAGCATCGTGGAAGAAGGTTTGAAAAATCTATCCGGGAAAAGATCCGGCAGGGCTACAACATGGAAGTCAAGACAAAAGAGGGCGCGATCAGGATCTGCCGTATCAGCACCTCCCCCCTAATGGATCAGGAAGGCGCCGTTATCGGCCTTATCGTCACGGTCAGGGATATTACGGAGCGTGAACAGGCAAGGGCGGAGATCATACACCTCAAGGAGTACAGCGAAAAGATCGTGGCCAGCATCCCATCCTCACTCCTGGTGCTGGATGAAAAGCTGAACATAAAATCGGTCAACCGGACGTATCGGGAAACAAGGGGGATCGGGGACGAGGATGTGGTAGGGAAAAACATCAAAGAGGTGTTCCCCGGCGATCTCCTGAAAGAAGGGGGGCTCCTTCAGGCCTTTGATGAGGTGATGGAGACCGGGGAGCCTCGCCGGCTCTATGGGGTAAAACACGCCTCCTCGGATCACCCGGACAAGATCCTGAACATCACGGCAAGTGGTATCCGCCGTGCAGAAGAAGAAGAAGAAGAAGAAGATATCATCCTGGTCATAGAAGACGTCACCGAAAGGGCAAGGCTGGCGGAGGAGATACGCAAAAAGAACAAGGAGCTGGAGAGCTTTGTCTATACCATATCCCATGACCTGAGGGCGCCTATCGTCTCAGTTCAGGGCTTCTCCTCGATTCTCCTTTCCGATTTTCAGGACGTCCTTCCCGACACGGGAAAAAGATACCTGGCGCGTATCCAGGCCAATATTAGACAGATGGAGATTCTCATTGACGATCTTCTTGAGCTTTCGAGGATCGGCAGGGTGGCCGGTGCTTTTGAGGATGTCCCTTCAGCGGAGATAATCAGAGACGTCCTGAGTGTTTTCGGCCCACAGTTGGAAAAAACCGGCATAAAGGTGAATGTGTCGGACTGCCTTCCCGTCATCCATTGCGAAAAAACGAGAATATTTCAGGTCTTCGAGAACCTGATCCAGAACAGCATCAAATATATGGGAGATACTGAAAGTCCGGTGATCGAGGTTGGGTGCAAAAAGACGGACAGGTTCCACGAATTTTACGTAAAGGACAACGGCATCGGCATCGATCCGGAATATCATCAAAAGATATTCCAGATATTCCAGAGGCTGAAGGAGGTAGACACGAAGGGGACGGGCATAGGCCTTGCCACCGTGGAAAGGATTGCTGAGATTCATGGCGGTTCGGTCCGGGTGGAATCGGAAAGGGGCA
This genomic window contains:
- a CDS encoding PAS domain S-box protein — translated: MKRTSIICIAALLLTAAGSLIIYRNHLQVEADIVASFSEHQLTLAILIGREAELAVDGVGHKLVAVSQVSSIIKEDKKCLADMKMFYGDLKEKNINLLFRLDDRGILTHCTPEDKLKGVTGKDFSFREYFREVKRTGRPYISGMLLAGGEKYVDIEGRFNTIFIVVPLYDNGKFTGVLGASIDFVSMLEKSIRVETMGAKRTDYCWIIDDRGIFVSHPIKEFIGFNAFAVREERAPGISFEEIDRIMREKMMRGESGTDVYISGWHNGQKGEIEKLIAYAPFYLGGRQYSVALVIPAAEVTLMSRKNFENTLLTMAFIIATILSGLLYILGLDRRRIESLAREVGLAEEIKESRDYLRNLLESANDLIYTIDINGNFTYLNPRIEDYGYTPDELLGKRFLTILTEKHRGRRFEKSIREKIRQGYNMEVKTKEGAIRICRISTSPLMDQEGAVIGLIVTVRDITEREQARAEIIHLKEYSEKIVASIPSSLLVLDEKLNIKSVNRTYRETRGIGDEDVVGKNIKEVFPGDLLKEGGLLQAFDEVMETGEPRRLYGVKHASSDHPDKILNITASGIRRAEEEEEEEDIILVIEDVTERARLAEEIRKKNKELESFVYTISHDLRAPIVSVQGFSSILLSDFQDVLPDTGKRYLARIQANIRQMEILIDDLLELSRIGRVAGAFEDVPSAEIIRDVLSVFGPQLEKTGIKVNVSDCLPVIHCEKTRIFQVFENLIQNSIKYMGDTESPVIEVGCKKTDRFHEFYVKDNGIGIDPEYHQKIFQIFQRLKEVDTKGTGIGLATVERIAEIHGGSVRVESERGKGATFYFTVGIGGRLKAEG